The nucleotide sequence CCGCGCTGGTCGCGTCGATCACCGTGAGCGCGCCGTCGTCGCCGTGGACGCGGCGCACCGGCGCCATGACGCCGGTGGACGTCTCGTTGTGCGGCCAGGCGTACAGGTCGACGCCCTCCACGACCTCGACCTCGCTGCGCGATCCGCCCGGCGCCTCGATGACGTGCGGGGCGTCCAGCCACGGGGTCTGCGCCGCCTTGGCGAACTTGCCGCCGAACTCGCCGAAGACGAGGTTCTCGCTGCGCTTCTCGATGAGACCGAACGCCGCGGCGTCCCAGAACGCGGTCGACCCGCCGTTGCCGATGACGACCTCGTAGCCCTCGGGCAGGCGGAACAGCTCGCCGAGGCCCTCGCGCACGCGGCCCACCAGGTTCTTGACCGGTGCCTGGCGGTGGGAGGTGCCCAGCAGCTCCGCACCGGCGCCGGCCAGGTACGCGACCTGCTCGGGCCGGACCTTGGAGGGTCCGCATCCGAATCGACCGTCGGCGGGCAGCAGCTCAGAGGGAATCGTGACGTCCGGCATAACTGAAGTGTATTGGCTGTTGCACGTCCAGGACGGCGCGCACCGGCGCTCCGCCCGCGCCTGCGCCAGGCTGTCAGCCGCACCAAGTAGGCTGATATCCGACGTTCGCGCGCCGTCACGTGGAGGGGTTCATGACCGATCTGATCGATACGACCGAGATGTACCTTCGCACCATCCTGGAGCTGGAGGAGGACAACATCGTCCCCCTGCGTGCGCGCATCTCCGAGCGTCTCGGCCACTCCGGTCCGACCGTCTCGCAGACCGTCGGCCGTATGGAGCGCGATGGACTCGTCGTCGTCTCCGGTGACCGCCACCTAGAGCTCACCGACGACGGCCGCCGCAAGGCTGTCCACGTCATGCGCAAGCACCGCCTCGCAGAGCGCCTGCTGAGCGACGTCATCGAGCTCGAGTGGGAGTACGTCCACGAAGAGGCGTGCCGCTGGGAGCACGTGATGAGCGAGCAGGTGGAGCGCAAGCTGCTGACCATGCTGGGCCACCCGACCGAGTCGCCGTACGGCAACCCGATCCCCGGTCTCGGCGAGCTGGGCGCCGTCGACTCGTCGCTTTCGACCGAGAACCTGATCAACCTGGTCGACGTCGTCCGCAGCAGCGATTCCGGGGTGACTGCCAGGATCCGACGTCTGGGCGAGCCCGCCCAGGTCGACCCCGAGCTCCTCCTGCAGCTCAAGCAGGCGGGCGTTTTTCCCGGCTCGACCGGCACTTTCTCCGCCGCCGGCTCGTACGTCGCCGTACAGATCGACGGGTTCGACACCGGGCTGGAACTGCCCAACGAACTCGCGGCGCACATCTTCGTCGACGCCTGAATCCCGTTACCGATTCGTTAAAAAGCGGCCAAAAAGATGTGACAAACGGGGTCTCGTCCCGTAGTCTCTTACGAGTCCGAACGGGCCACCACCCGGCCCATCAGGACCCTGGATCGAGACGCTCCACCCCCCTATACCCGTCTCTCGATCCGTGAAGCCGAAGCCACTCGTTCGGACGGGGGCAGCTCCCTAGTGCTGCCGGAGCGTTGGAGGTCACACTTTGGCAGACTCGAGCACGACCGGTCCCTCCCAGGACCGTTCGAACCCGGACCAGAGCAGCACGGACATCACTTCTTCCCCTTCGACCCCTGTCTCCCGCCGCGCGCAGCGTGAGGCCGCAGCGTCGTCCCGCACGGCATCGTCGCCGGCGCGAACGAACGGCCGCGCCGCCTCGACCGCCGTCCGCACGGCCACCGGCTCGACGGCCGCTCAGGCGAAGAAGAAGCGCAAGGGCGGATGGATCCTCAACGCCGGTGTCATCACCGTCGCCACCGGGATCATCGCGACCATGTCCCTCCCTGCTTTCGCTTTCAACCCGAACGACGCCGAGAGCGCGGGCTTCGGCCCCAGCGCCGCCGACTCGATGAAGAAGGCGCAGTCGCAGACCGTCGAGGTCGGCGGTGTCGCCGCGTCGACCGTCAACCGTGACGCCGCCTCCGCGACCACCGAGGAGCAGCTGGCCCAGCAGAAGGCCGCCGCCGCTGCGGTCGCCGCCGCCGAGGCTGCGCGTCGTCAGGCCGCCGTCGAGCTGGCCACCTACGCGAGCAAGTCGACCGGCCCGTCGGTCTCCGACTTCCTGGCCAACCCGCCGTACCCGAGCTTCAGCCTCTCGCAGGTGTTCTCGGTGGCCCAGCAGTACATCGGCACCCCGTACGTGTACGGCGGCGCCAGCCCCGCGGGCTTCGACTGCTCCGGCTACGT is from Leifsonia sp. 466MF and encodes:
- a CDS encoding metal-dependent transcriptional regulator; amino-acid sequence: MTDLIDTTEMYLRTILELEEDNIVPLRARISERLGHSGPTVSQTVGRMERDGLVVVSGDRHLELTDDGRRKAVHVMRKHRLAERLLSDVIELEWEYVHEEACRWEHVMSEQVERKLLTMLGHPTESPYGNPIPGLGELGAVDSSLSTENLINLVDVVRSSDSGVTARIRRLGEPAQVDPELLLQLKQAGVFPGSTGTFSAAGSYVAVQIDGFDTGLELPNELAAHIFVDA
- a CDS encoding C40 family peptidase, with protein sequence MADSSTTGPSQDRSNPDQSSTDITSSPSTPVSRRAQREAAASSRTASSPARTNGRAASTAVRTATGSTAAQAKKKRKGGWILNAGVITVATGIIATMSLPAFAFNPNDAESAGFGPSAADSMKKAQSQTVEVGGVAASTVNRDAASATTEEQLAQQKAAAAAVAAAEAARRQAAVELATYASKSTGPSVSDFLANPPYPSFSLSQVFSVAQQYIGTPYVYGGASPAGFDCSGYVMYVYAQFGISLPHSVSGQAAMGKRISIADAQPGDLVIMPGHDGFYAGNGNIMDAPDTGRSISIRPIWTSDYYIVRLGI